GCCAACGTCACCGCACGTATTCAAGAAGTCCACCTGCTGGCGATCCACTGCCTTTGCGACTTGATCGACAGCCAATTGTTCGGGAGTGAAGAATGACCCCTAATCGCCTTGGCCTTCTGGCCTTGACCTTGTGCCTCGGCATCACTGGTTGCAGCTCGGTGATTACCGCCACCCGCGACAAACCCATTGATGACGATCGCGGCACTCGCACCTTCGGCAGCAAGATCGACGACTCACTGATCGAAACCAAAGTCGCCGTCAACGTTGCCAAGGCCAACCCGGACCTGGAAAACAACTCACACATTGTCGTCACCAGCTTCAACGGCATTGTCCTGCTCGCAGGCCAGACACCGCGCCCCGACCTCAAGGCAACAGCCGAACAGGCCGCCAGCGAAGTGCAGCGAGTCAAGAAGGTCCATAACGAACTGCAAGTACTGCCGCCCTCCGGCTTTCTGGCACGGCAGAACGATGGCTGGCTGACCACCAAGATCAAGACTCAGATGCTCACCGACGCCAGCATTCCCGGATCGCGGATCAAGGTCGTCACCGAGAATGGCATCGTCTACCTGCTGGGCCTGCTGACCCAACAGGAAGCCGCGCAAGCCACCAATCTGGTCCAGGGCGTCTCCGGCGTACAAAAAATCGTCAAACTGTTCGAATACATCGACTGACACAGCACTGCGTCAGACACAAAAAAGGCGATCCATCTGGATCGCCTTTTTTATTACTTGACCACTTTCAAGCTGGGCCGGCCACTGGGGCGCGGCGGCTCACTGTCCGGTGGCGGCAAATCGTCATCCGGCTCGATGTCATCTTCTTCGTCCAGAGGCGACTCCAGATCAAAGACCATGCCCTGACCATTCTCGCGCGCATAGATTCCGAGTATCGCCGCGACCGGTACGTGCAAGCTGTGTGGCACACCGCCGAAGCGCCCTTCAAAGGTCACGGCGTCGTTGTCCATGTGCAGATGACGCACGGCACTGGGAGAAATATTCAGGACAATTTGCCCATCACTGGCAAAGCCCTGGGGCACCTGCACAGCCGGATAGTCGGAATTGACCAGCAGGTGCGGGGTGCAATCGTTGTCCACAATCCACTCATAGAGCGCGCGGACCAGATAAGGTCGACTGGAGTTCATAGCGGCTCCTTAAGCCTCAGCGCATGTCACGTTCGACGCCAGACAGACTCGCCTGGAAAGCCTCACGCGCAAATTGGCGGTCCATATAATCAAGCAGCGGCTTGGCCTGCCGCGGCAATTCGATACCCAGGATTGGCAATCTCCAGAGTATGGGCAGTAGGCAGCAGTCCACCAGACTTTGTTCCTCACTGAGGAAAAATGGTTTGTCGGCAAACAGCGGAGACACTCCGGTCAGACTTTCACGCAATTCCTTACGCGCCTGCACCCGCGCCGCCTCCTTGGTCCGCGGATCCAGGATCAGATCCACCTGCCCGCACCAATCACGCTGGATTCGGTGCATCAGCAAACGACTGTTGGCACGCGCCACAGGGTAAACCGGCAACAGCGGCGGATGAGGGTAACGCTCATCCAGGTACTCCATCACCACTGTCGATTCCCACAACGCCAGGTCACGATCAACCAGCGTTGGCAAGCTCCCGTAAGGATTCACTTCGATCAGCTTCGGCGGCTGACGGCCCGCCTCCACACTGATGATCTCGGCGCTGACACCCTTCTCCGCCAGCACAATGCGCACCCGGTGGGAATAGTGGTCGGCGGGATCGGAGTAACAGGCCAACCGATTGGTCACGCCCATGGCGATCCTCCTCGCTTGTTGAAATTATCGGAAGCAGAAAAAACGAGCGCGCCCTCAGGGCGCCTCTGGTAACCCCCGAATGATACAGGGTTGTTACTGATCAGAGACGCCCTTGGGCGCGCACGCTCAACAACTGATGCTTAAAACGTTATTAATGCACATCCTTCCAGTATTCGCGCTTGAGCAGATAGGCGAACACGAAGAAGAAGGCCAGATACAAGAGCACATAAGTGCCGATGCGCTGGTGTTGCAGCTTGACCGGGTTGGCCGAGTAGGCAAGGAAAGTCACCAGATTCTTAACCTTCTCGTCGAACTGAGCCTCGTTGAGAGTACCGGTACCCTCTTTGACTGTCAGTTGATCGCACGCCTCGTGAGTCAGCGGTGTACCAGTCAGCGGATCGTATTGCTTCTTGCCGTCTTCAACGATCTGCACCTGCTTGCAACCGACCACTTGACGCCCTTGCAGACCGACCAGGACGTTAGGCATGCCAACGTTCGGGAAGACCTTGTTGTTCACACCCCAAGGGCGCGCAGGATCTTCATAGAAGGACTTGAGGTAGCCATAAAGCCAGTCGGTACCACGAACACGAGCCACCAGGGTCAGATCTGGCGGCGCTGCACCGAACCAGGTCTTGGCATCCGCCGGCTGCATGCCGATGTTCATGTGGTCGCCGATCTTGGCACCAGTGAAAACCAGCTTGCTCAACATCAGGTCGTGAGGAATGCCCAAGTCATCGGCCACTCGCTCATAACGCTGGAACTTGGCGCTGTGGCAGCCCATGCAGTAGTTGGCAAAAGTACGCGCGCCGTCTTGCAGGGCGGCTTTGTCGGAGAGATCGATATCGATCTTCTCCAACTCAGGTCCGCCGTGCTCGGCCGCGAAAGACAATACAGGCATAGCAGCAAGAATCAGTACAGCAAATAGCTTTTTCATCAGCCAGTCACCCTTTCCGGAACCGGTTTGGTCTTCTCGAGCCTGGTGTAGAACGGCATCAGAATGAAGTAGGCGAAGTACAGGAAGGTACATACCTGCGACAGCAGCGTACGGCCCGGAGTCGGTGCCAGAACACCCAGCACACCCAGGATCACGAACGAGATGCAGAACACCAGCAGCCAGATCTTGCTCAGCCAGCCTTTGTAGCGCATGGACTTGACCGGGCTGCGGTCAAGCCAAGGCAGTACGAACAGGACCGCAATTGCAGCGCCCATGGCGATAACACCCAAGAGCTTGTCCGGCACCGCACGCAGGATCGCGTAGAACGGCGTGAAGTACCAAACCGGAGCAATGTGCTCGGGAGTCTTGAACGGGTTGGCTTGTTCGAAGTTCGGTTTCTCGAGGAAATAACCGCCCATTTCCGGGAAGAAGAACACGATCGAGCAGAAGATGAACAGGAACACCACTACGCCGACGATATCCTTCACGGTGTAGTAAGGGTGGAAAGGAATGCCATCCAGCGGGATGCCGTTCTCGTCCTTGTTCTTCTTGATGTCTACGCCATCCGGGTTGTTCGAACCCACTTCGTGCAACGCCAGGATGTGCAGCACCACCAGGCCGAGGATCACGATCGGCAGGGCTACTACGTGCAGGGCGAAGAAGCGGTTCAGAGTAATCCCGGAAATCAGGTAGTCACCACGAATCCACTGGGTCAGGTCGTCACCAATAACGGGGATCGCACCGAACAGCGAGATGATTACCTGAGCACCCCAATAGGACATCTGTCCCCAAGGCAGCAGGTAGCCCATGAAGGCTTCAGCCATCAGCGCCAGGTAGATCAGCATGCCGAACAGCCACACCAGCTCACGAGGCTTCTGGTAGGAACCGTAGAGCAAGCCACGGAACATGTGCAGATAGACCACGATGAAGAACGCCGAAGCGCCGGTGGAGTGAAGCAGACGCAGGATCGCGCCGTACTCGACGTCGCGCATGATGTATTCAACAGAAGCGAAGGCCTCTTCTGCCGAAGGGGTGTAGCTCATGGTCAGCCAGACACCGGTAACGATCTGATTGACCAGCACCAGCAGCGCCAGGGAGCCAAAGAAATAGAAGAAGTTGAAGTTCTTCGGAGCGTAATACTTGCTGAGATGGTCTTCCCACATCTTGGTCGCGGGGAAGCGCGCATCAACCCAATCCATGAACTTGCTCATCACGCTTTCTCCGTGTCGACGCCAATGACGATGATGTCATCCGACTCATAGGAATGCGGGGGTACTGGCAGGTTCAGGGGCGCAGGCTGCGCCTTGTAGACGCGACCAGCCAGATCGTAGTGGGAGCCGTGGCAAGGGCAGAAATAGCCACCTACCCAGTCCTTGCCCAGATCGGCGGGCGCCACTTCAGGACGGAAGGTCGGAGAACAACCCAGGTGAGTGCAGATCCCGATCAGCAGCAGGATCTCTGGCTTGATCGAACGCACTTCCGGATCGACGTAGGTTGGTTGTACCGAGTTCTTGGAGTCAGGGTCAGACAGCTGGCCCTCGATCTTTTTAAGATTCCCCAGGATTTCCTCTGTACGGCGGACGATGAACACCGGCTGACCACGCCATTCAGCAATCATCTGCTGACCTGGGTCGATCTTGCTGATATTCACTTTCACCGGTGCACCTGCGGCTTTCGCCTTGGCACTGGGAAACCATGACCCCACGAACGGGACCGCAGCCCCCACCGCTCCTGCAGCACCCACCACGGATGTGGCTGCTACTAAGAAGCGACGCCGGCCTGCATTCACGCCGTCATTGCTCATTCAGTCCTCTCCCATCAGCTTTGTGGCCTGTTAAATCAGGCATCTACTAAGTAAAAATCTGAACTTATAAAAATTTTGCCGAATGGTAATGAAAAGCCCCTATTCTGACAAGGTAATTACCAAGCCCAGCCAGCCCGAAGCCTTGTAGTATAGGGCCTCCGCGGATGTGGCAAGTTGTCACAGAGCAAATTTCAGACAATAAAAAACGCCCAGCTCCGCAAGGAGACTGGGCGTCTTTGAACGCAGTAGCGAATTAACGCTTGGAGTATTGCGGACGCTTACGCGCTTTACGCAGACCCACTTTCTTACGTTCAACTTCACGTGCGTCACGGGTTACGAAACCAGCTTTACGCAGAGCGCTGCGCAGAGTTTCGTCGTAATCCATCAGAGCGCGAGTGATACCGTGGCGGATCGCGCCAGCTTGACCACTTACACCGCCGCCGATAACGGTAACGTAGATATCGAACTTCTCAACAGTCTCGGTCAGCTCCAGCGGCTGACGAACTACCATGCGGGCAGTTTCGCGACCGAAGAAGTTATCCAGGGAACGGTTGTTGATCGAGATGTTGCCAGTGCCCGGACGCAGGAAAACGCGTGCGGTTGCAGTCTTGCGACGGCCAGTGCCGTAATTTTGAGTCGCCGACATAATGAACTATTCCGTTAAATCTTCAGTTCTTGGGGCTGCTGAGCAGTATGAGGGTGAGCAGCGCCCGCATAGACTTTCAGCTTACGGTACATGTCGCGACCCAGCGGGTTCTTAGGCAGCATGCCTTTTACCGCGGTCTCGATCACGCGCTCAGGGGCCTTGGCGATCAGCTTTTCGAAGTTGATCGACTTGATGCCGCCCGGGAAACCGGAGTGGGAGTAGTACATTTTGTCAGTGGTTTTAGCGCCAGTAACACGTACCTGCTCGGCATTGATAACGACGATGTAGTCGCCGGTGTCAACGTGAGGAGTGTACTCAGGCTTGTGCTTGCCACGCAGACGGCTCGCGATTTCGGTGGCCAGACGACCCAGGGTCTGACCAGCAGCGTCGACGACGAACCAGTCGCGCTTTACTGTTTCCGGTTTAGCAGTAAAAGTTTTCATTCTTTATAGCCTCAGGGGCCGCCCAGCAAAATAGACGGCGGATCTTACTGAATAGTGCGTACTTTGACAAGGTCAAAGGCAGCCGGACACAGACGCTATCGGGGGCTCGGGTCAGCGCGTCTGGAATACGGCAAGATTCTTCGGCAGGCGGCGCATCACTTCCACTGCAGAAAGAGCTGCCGAATTATGCAGATTGCGAAAAAAATTTCAACCTGCTTTTATGATTGTTTTGCCAAGGAAGTACCCGATGGACTACCGCCAGCTGGGCCGAACCGACCTTAACGTCAGCGCAATTTGCCTGGGCACCATGACCTGGGGCGAACAGAATACCGAGGCTGAAGCCTTCGCTCAGATCGAGCGAGCCAAACACGCCGGAATCAACTTCATCGACACCGCCGAGATGTACCCGGTGCCCCCCAAGGCCGACACCTACGCCACCACCGAGCGCTATATCGGCAACTGGTTCAAGCAACGCGGCGACCGTGCCGACTGGATCCTGGCCAGCAAAATCGCCGGCCCCGGCAACACCATCGACTACATCCGCGACAAACAACTCAAGCACAACCGCAAACACATAGTCGAAGCCGTGGATGCCAGCCTCAAGCGCTTGCAGACCGACTGGATCGACCTTTATCAGTTGCACTGGCCCGAGCGCAGCACCAACTTCTTCGGTCAACTGGGCTACAAGCACCAGGCCGACGAAGACTTCACCCCGCTGGAAGAAACCCTCGAAGCCCTGGACGAACAGGTCAAGGCCGGCAAGATCCGCCATATCGGCCTGTCCAATGAAACGCCCTGGGGCACCATGAAGTTCCTCGCCCTGGCCGAGAGCCGTGGCTGGCCTCGCGCAGTCTCGATCCAGAACCCCTACAACCTGCTCAACCGCAGCTTTGAAGTGGGCCTGGCGGAAATCGCCATTCGCGAACAATGCGGCCTGTTGGCCTACTCTCCATTGGCCTTTGGCTACCTGTCCGGCAAATACGAAGGCGGCGCCCGGCCAGCCAAGGCTCGACTGAGCCTCTATAGCCGCTTCAGCCGCTACTTCAATCCTCAGTCGGAAGCGGCCTGCAGCCGTTACGTCGCCCTGGCCCGCGAACACGGACTGGATCCAGCGCAAATGGCCCTGGCCTTCGTCAATCAGCAGCCCTTCGTGACCAGCAACATCATCGGCGCCACGACCCTGGACCAGCTGGACAGCAACATCGCCAGTGCCGAATTGAAATTGTCGGAAGAAGTCCTGGCCGGTATCGAGGCGATTCACAAGGACCACCCCAACCCCGCCCCTTAAACACTTCAGCAGCTGGCTTGCCGGCGAATGTGCGTCGCCCATTCGCCGGCAAGCCCATGGCTACAGTGAGCGGGCGATGATTTCCTTCATGATCTCGTTGGTCCCGGCATAAATGCGCTGTACCCGGGCATCGGCCCAGGCCCGGGCTACCGGGTACTCCCACATAAAGCCGTAGCCGCCGTGCAACTGCACGCACTCATCAAGCACCTTGCACTGCAGATCGGTGCCCCAGTACTTGGCCATCGCCGCCGTTGGCACATCGAGCTTGCCTTGCAGATGCAACTCCAGGCAGCGATCGACAAACACCCGGCCAATCTGGATTTCGGTGGCCATCTCCGCCAATTTGAAACGGGTGTTCTGGAAGTCGGCAATCGCCTTGCCGAAAGCCTTGCGTTCACGGGTGTAGTCCAGGGTCCATTGCAGCGCCGCCTCCGCGCTGGCCAGACCGCCAATGGCGACCGTCAGGCGCTCCTGAGGCAACTCCTGCATCAGATAGGCGAACCCCATTCCAGCCTGTCCCAGCAGATTTTCCTTGGGCACACGCACATCCTGGAAAAACAACTCCGAAGTGTCCTGAGCCTTCATCCCCACCTTTTCCAGACGCTTGCCCTTGGAGAACCCCGGCGTATCGGCCTCCACCAGAAACAGGCTGGTGCCCTTGGCCCCGGCCTTGGGATCGGTCTTGGCCACCACAATCACCAGATCCGCCAGATAGCCGTTGGTGATGAAGGTCTTGGAGCCGTTGATCACATACTCGTCGCCATCGAGCACCGCCGTGGTCTTCACCCCTTGCAGGTCGGAACCGGCACCCGGCTCGGTCATGGCGATGGCCGTCACCATTTCCCCCGACACCAGACGGGGCAGGTATTGGCGTTTCAGCGCCTCACTGCCGTAATGCAGGATGTAGGGCGCAACAATGTCCGAATGCAGAGAGAAACCAATGCCCGTCAGTCCCAGCCGACCGATCTCCTCGATCACCACCGCACTGTAGAGAAAATCCGCACCCAGGCCGCCGTACTCCTCGGGAATATGTGAGCACAGCATCCCCGCCTCCCCGGCCTTGTTCCACAACTGGCGGTCGATATAGCCCTGTTTTTCCCACTCACCATGGAAAGGCACAGCCTCTTTTTCAAGGAACGTACGCACGCTGTCACGGAAGAGCTCGTGCTCGGAACTGAACAAGGTTCTAGGGATCATGCAGGCACCTGTGATGTTTATTGATCATGGGTTGGCTGCCAGAGCCTAAGGCCAGCCACCTGCACAGGACACTGGACACATCCGACAAAAAATAAGACGATCCAGCCGTCTGGTGACCACTTTCCCCTATAAGAACAATTGAATTATGTCTAACCAAACCTCCACGCCCTTGCGGCGCGTCAGCATCCTGGCTATCGACCGGGTTTTCGCCTCCACCCTCATGCAAGCCAAGGATTTCTTCCATCTGGCCAGCCTGCGCTATGGCAAACAACTGGGCCAAGGCCTGACCCCGGCCTTCGAAACCCGCCTGGTCAGTCCCGACGGCCAGCCGGTTTGCAGCTTCAGCAACGTGATCATGCCGGTGGATGGCCCGCTGGAAGACACAGACGTGATCATCCTCCCTGCGTTCTGGGACGACTTCGACACCCTGTGCCAGCGTTATCCACAGATACTGCCCTGGCTGCGGGCTCAGCACGCCCGCGGTGCCGTGCTCTGCGGCGAGGCCACCGGCGTGTTCTGGCTGGCCGAAGCCGGGCTGCTCAACGGCAAGGAAGCCACCACCTACTGGCGCTTCTTCAGCGCCTTCAGCGAACGCTTCCCCCAGGTCCAGCTCAATCAGGACAAGCACCTGACCGACGCCGACAACCTCTACTGCGCCGGCGGCACGACCTCGGCCTGCGACCTGTACATCTACCTGATCGAACGCTTCTGCGGCGCCAACGTAGCCCAGGCCGTGGCTCGGGACATACTCTACGAAGTGCAACGCAACTACGCCCCCGGACGCATCGGCTTTGGCGGCCAGAAGCTGCACCAGGACGTGATCATCCTGCAGATCCAGCACTGGCTCGAAGAGCACTTCGCCGACAAGTTCCGCTTCGAAGACGTGGCCCGCGAGCATGGCATGAGCATTCGCAACTTCATGCGCCGCTTCCAGACCGCCACCGGCGACAAGCCTCTGCATTACCTGCAGCGGCTGCGTATCGAAACCGCCAAGGGCCTGCTCTCGGGAACACGCAAGAGCATCAAGACCATCAGCTACGAAGTCGGCTACGACGACGCCAGCTTCTTTGCCCGCCTGTTCCGCCAGCACACCGAACTCTCACCCAACCAGTACCGCCAACAGTTCCAGCAACAGGCGGCATAAAAAAAGGGCCTGCAATGCAGGCCCTTGTTCATTTGGCGACGCTTACGGCTTGTGTGCCCGCGACAGAAACTCGTGGGACTGCATCTCCAGCAACCGGCTGAGGGTTCGCTGGAACTCGAACGTCAGGCGTCCACCGGTGTACAGATCCTTGAGTTCAACCTCGGCAGAGATGATCAGCTTGACGTTACGGTCATAGAACTCGTCGACCATATTGATAAAGCGCCGGGCAATGTCGTCGGTGGTCACGCTCATCTGCTCCACGCCGCTGAGCAGCACCGCATGGAAGATCTTGCCCAGTTCGATGTAATCGTTCTGGCTGCGGGGACCGTCGCACAGCTCGCGGAAATCGAACCAGGCCACATCATCACAGGTACGCAGGGCACGAATTTCCCGGTTCTCGATGATCAACACATCGTTTTCCACCGCCTGAGTGCATTCAGGGGTCAGCGCCCGGAAGCTCTTGCGCAGGCTTTCGTGAGCCGCTTCATTCAGGGGGTAATGAAACAGCTCGGCCTGTTCCAGATGCCGCAGACGGTAGTCGACACCGCTGTCGACGTTGACGATCTCGGTGTTCTGCTTGATCAGGGCAATGGCCGGCAGGAAGCGCGCACGCTGCAAGCCATCCTTGTACAGGCCGTCCGGAACGATGTTCGAGGTGGCGACCAGGGTCACGCCATTCTTGAACAGCTCTTCCATCAGGGTGCCGAGGATCATCGCATCGGTAATGTCGGAGACGAAGAACTCGTCGAAGCAGATCACCCGCGCCTCTTGGGAGAAGCGTTTGGCGATGATGGTCAGCGGATTCTTCTCGCCGCCCAGGGTCTTCATCTCTTCGTGGACGCGCTTCATAAAGCGGTGAAAGTGCGTGCGAACCTTTTCCTTGAACGGCAGGGCCTCGAAGAAGGTATCCACCAGATAGGTCTTGCCGCGCCCCACTCCCCCCCAGAAATACAGGCCCTTGACCGGCACCTGATCCTTCTTGCCGAACAGCTTGCCGAGCAGTCCCGGCTTGTTTTGCTCGGCTGCAATCAGATCGTCGTACAGACGCTGCAGATGACGCACAGCGGTTTCCTGTGCCGCGTCATGAAAGAAGTCCGGGCGTTTCAGATCTGCTTGGTATCGTTCTAGGGGCGTCATAATTCGTTAGCAAGGCAACAAAAACGGGCCGTCACTTTAGCGACGGCCCTGGGGAATGGCAATCAGCCCTTGGTCGGGAAGATTCCGATTAGTCCTGCGCCGGGGTCAGCGCAATCCGCAGTGCATCTATTGCTGCATCACGCGCGGCAGCGTCGGCGAACTCAGGGCTGTCAGCCACACAGGCACCATCGAGCCAGACGCTGAAACTGCCGGCTTCGCTGCGCAGATCCAGCGCCTGCCCGGACTGCAGCTGTTTGCTCACCACACCGGCCGCCTTGCCATCGGCGAAATGGCGCGACAGCAGCAACTGCTCGCCATCGGCAGACAGCAGGCGGAAACGGAAACTGCCATCGTCTTCACGGAAGCTGATGAAGCGCGCAGCCTTGGCGGCCTTTTTCTTGGTCGTGGCGGCAACCTGCACCTGGCTGGCAAAGGAGCGCAGGCCTACGGCCTCACGCAACTCGGCGAGGAACGGCGTGGCCACGGCACGGGCCTTGACGGCGCCGGCACGCAGAATGTCTTCCAGGTCCGACGGGCGAGCGATCAGTTGGTGGTAACGCTCGCGGGCTTCGCCCAGCTCGGCGTCCAGCAATTGGAACAGGCGGTTCTTGGCTTCTCCCCAACCCAGGCCCTGAAGCAATTCCGCGCGGAACTCGGCAGCCTGCGCCGGGGTGGAGAAGGCCTGGAACAGGGTGAACAAATGAGCGTTGTCCGGATCCTTGGCCTCGCCCGGCGCCTTGGAGTCAGTGACGATCCGCGAGATCGCGTCCTTCATCTCCTTGGCGCTGGTGAACAACGGAATGGTGTTGTCGTAGCTCTTGGACATCTTGCGGCCATCGAGACCTGGCAAGGTGGCAACGCTTTCCTCGATCAGCGCCTCGGGCATGGTGAAGAACTCCTTGCCCTGGCCGAACAGGTGGTTGAAGCGCTGGCCGATATCACGGGCCATCTCCACGTGCTGGATCTGATCCCTGCCCACCGGCACCTTGTGAGCGTTGAACATCAGGATGTCCGCGGCCATCAGCACCGGGTAGCTGTACAACCCCATGGTAATGCCGGCGTCCGGGTCTTCACCGGCTTCCAGGTTCTTGTCCACCGAGGCCTTGTAGGCATGCGCGCGATTGAGCAGCCCCTTGGCCGCGACGCAGGTCAGCAACCAGGTCAGTTCCGGGATTTCCGGAATGTCCGACTGGCGATAGAAAGTCACGCGCTCCACATCCAGGCCACCGGCCAACCAGGTGGCCGCAATCTCCTGACGCGAACGCTGGATGCGCAACGGGTCGTCGCACTTGATCAGCGCGTGGTAGTCGGCCAGAAAGTAGAAGGAGTCGGCATTGCTGTCGCGACTGGCAAGGATCGCCGGGCGAATCGCGCCGGCATAGTTGCCCAGGTGCGGGGTGCCGGTGGTGGTGATGCCGGTGAGGATACGCGTACGAGTAGTCATGGGTAATCGCTTATCAGACTGCTATCAATTCGAAAGTCGCGGCAGCACCAGATCCTTGAGATCGGTGAGCTTGCCATGAAAAAAGTGTCCGCATTCTGCCACTTTCAGCAGCTCATGGGGGCGAACAAGCGCGTCGGACCAGTCGTAGACCGCCTGCGGGTCGATGACTTCATCGGTTTCCGGCTGGATCAGGGTCAGCGGGCAGTTCTCCGGCAACT
This genomic stretch from Pseudomonas sp. Os17 harbors:
- a CDS encoding tryptophan--tRNA ligase; amino-acid sequence: MTTRTRILTGITTTGTPHLGNYAGAIRPAILASRDSNADSFYFLADYHALIKCDDPLRIQRSRQEIAATWLAGGLDVERVTFYRQSDIPEIPELTWLLTCVAAKGLLNRAHAYKASVDKNLEAGEDPDAGITMGLYSYPVLMAADILMFNAHKVPVGRDQIQHVEMARDIGQRFNHLFGQGKEFFTMPEALIEESVATLPGLDGRKMSKSYDNTIPLFTSAKEMKDAISRIVTDSKAPGEAKDPDNAHLFTLFQAFSTPAQAAEFRAELLQGLGWGEAKNRLFQLLDAELGEARERYHQLIARPSDLEDILRAGAVKARAVATPFLAELREAVGLRSFASQVQVAATTKKKAAKAARFISFREDDGSFRFRLLSADGEQLLLSRHFADGKAAGVVSKQLQSGQALDLRSEAGSFSVWLDGACVADSPEFADAAARDAAIDALRIALTPAQD